The region CCAGAACTTCCCAGGTGAAGCGATCAGATGTGAAGACGGAAAAGTTTCAGTATTGGATACTTCAGAGCTTTTCGAATAATTATTTTTCACGAAAAACATGAAACTCTTTAGTGAGTTCAAGATATTGGTCCGAGTATTTTCTCGGACTTTTTTCTATAACAAATTCCAATTCCTCAAGATCTTTTTCAACAGAAGAAAATGCCAGAATCAGTCTTTTTACGGACGAAGTTTCAATTCCTTTGATATTGATTCGTTTTATTAAGAACAATTGATTTTCCTTTGCGATCTCAATAAAATCACCTCCCGCTTCCACAGGAATGATCACAGAAAAAATACCGTCCCCAGAAAGCAGCTCTGCAGATTTGGAGATAAGCTGCCTAAAATTAAGTTCTACAGTCTGCCTGGCAATTTTATCTTTTTCGGAATCAGTAACCTCGAAATATGGTGGATTTGAAACAATAAGATCAAATTTATCTTCGGTATGAAAACTTTTAAAATCCTGCAGAATATTATTTAATCTTAGCGAAAAAGGTGAATTTTCAAAATTAATTTTAGTAAATGCTACTGCCTCTTCATTAATGTCAATTCCCAAAAATTCTGCTTCAGAAGCCCTTTGAGCCAACATTAAGGAAATCAATCCAGTTCCTGTTCCGACTTCAAGCACTTTAGAAACGTCGTTTACAGAAGCCAACGCCCCAAGCAAAACACCATCCGTTCCTACACGGAAAACATTTTTTGACTGCTGAATTTCGAATTGTTTAAACTTAAAAGGCTTCACTATAAATTCGTTGGCAATGTGATAATGAATGTTGAACCTTTCCCCACTTCCGACTTTACAACAATTTCCCCTTTGTAATCTTCAATCATTTTTCTCACCATTGATAAACCAAGCCCCATTCCGCTGCTTTTGGA is a window of Candidatus Chryseobacterium colombiense DNA encoding:
- a CDS encoding methyltransferase; translated protein: MKPFKFKQFEIQQSKNVFRVGTDGVLLGALASVNDVSKVLEVGTGTGLISLMLAQRASEAEFLGIDINEEAVAFTKINFENSPFSLRLNNILQDFKSFHTEDKFDLIVSNPPYFEVTDSEKDKIARQTVELNFRQLISKSAELLSGDGIFSVIIPVEAGGDFIEIAKENQLFLIKRINIKGIETSSVKRLILAFSSVEKDLEELEFVIEKSPRKYSDQYLELTKEFHVFREK